In the genome of Limanda limanda chromosome 15, fLimLim1.1, whole genome shotgun sequence, one region contains:
- the ntpcr gene encoding cancer-related nucleoside-triphosphatase, which produces MIRHVFLTGAPGVGKTTLVQKACEALVSSGVGVEGFYTEEVREGGRRVGFDVVTVTGERGHLSRIRDGAAASHGGREYTVGQYVVDLPSFENLALPLFRNVGAADGGSRKVFIIDEIGKMELFSQSFIRAVRQTLESSSCTILGTIPVPKGKPLGLVEEVRSRGDVKVFAVSKENRNAILPDILAALQECLKHAA; this is translated from the exons ATGATCAGACACGTGTTCCTGACAGGAGCTCCAG GTGTGGGGAAAACCACTCTGGTCCAGAAAGCCTGTGAAGCTCTGGTGTCATCAGGCGTGGGAGTTGAGGGGTTTTACACAGAGGAGGTCAGGGAGGGAGGCCGCCGAGTCGGCTTTGATGTCGTCACCGTGACAGGGGAGAGGGGCCACCTGTCCAGAATCAG AGACGGAGCTGCTGCGTCTCATGGTGGACGGGAGTACACAGTGGGGCAGTATGTGGTCGACTTGCCTTCATTTGAAAATCTGGCTCTCCCCCTCTTCAGAAAT GTCGGGGCGGCAGATGGGGGCAGCAGGAAGGTGTTCATCATTGACGAAATTGGCAAAATGGAGCTTTTCAGCCAGTCGTTCATCAGAGCAGTGAGACAGACTTTAGAAAGCTCCTCCTGCACCATCCTGGGCACCATCCCCGTCCCCAAGGGTAAACCGCTGGGTCTGGTGGAAGAGGTGCGGAGCCGGGGAGATGTCAAGGTCTTTGCC GTGTCTAAGGAGAACAGAAACGCTATCCTGCCGGACATTTTAGCAGCACTACAAGAATGTTTAAAACATGCAGCCTAA
- the map10 gene encoding microtubule-associated protein 10 yields MSGGQMNDTVQILFSFELWVENIRVDKDAQVSDELALGLRLLDFPTLLVYQPQHHHGDGEHPGAERGDHPFNRGKSCFFLMNLNSLHSHLSSTPLYAMVLDVKEEIPRLVGSSLISLDKVMDKVMQDVAQHGVSAPSSHGERGLFGMCSLTGEKTGSISLSYKLLSLGTSLLPHVADRRGLKSRSVQGGIEEENISTESQRLAHSPTLDKSDGNIPNTAPASANNCKDKQDVVVCVATEDKPRSQIPQTLQETGNCYEKDLSLFCPPHLYYSSSVKSKNEGWVYKHFPLNSNAFTFEDSCSETSDNEMEALSSVMMDQRVRSKGKASRNQETSTVRPNVLGETLQQLPLLNALLVELSQLNNQNPQQPMSIHPNLAWIYRPGSTELSAEHRDTPRKTLEKNRQGTSPCFKLLHPPRNCSTPIVTPSSVQKKDNREEALIEGKSSSKPTKKKLVYGTTRTFNLRLKQVSHHKEKHRECVELMQNLKQTSMSKEKPKALKSTQRISVLNQNFSFKENIETMMQSISVDSTIHQQKKQHWKVHDKEDREPLRVSEEPSLSERRDLKWIHIPSMSSQSKDQSKHHSESNRSPSERDREKSNSSRSSRHSSTKSSVSDSSREGHKEGAIIDKANEDADYPDDFDSLEPSDAYSSDPGPSRAQTPKSPDRLDIYNPDSRSESVQRRAVVPVPLKAPSSPQSSLKATHIIQPRNQASVLSLSSDDGDRDGSASLRTVCSRKQMTESSRAERSSHAESFVSSRWKRSKSTKNSSPLRGFSVESTSSFEHHVAEEVQDELGSLDFRKEYQHVSELVANKLPGYTM; encoded by the coding sequence ATGTCAGGAGGACAAATGAATGACACTGTCCAGATTCTGTTCTCGTTTGAACTGTGGGTGGAAAACATCCGAGTCGATAAAGATGCTCAGGTTTCTGACGAGCTGGCTCTCGGGCTGAGGCTGCTGGACTTCCCGACGCTGCTCGTTTATCAACCCCAGCATCACCATGGCGACGGTGAGCATCCGGGTGCAGAGAGGGGAGATCACCCATTCAACAGAGGGAAGTCTTGTTTCTTTCTGATGAATCTGAACTCGCTGCACAGCCATCTGTCTAGCACCCCTCTGTATGCCATGGTGCTGGACGTGAAAGAGGAGATTCCCAGACTAGTTGGCTCCTCCCTCATATCGCTGGATAAAGTGATGGACAAAGTCATGCAGGATGTTGCCCAGCACGGAGTGTCTGCTCCCTCCTCACACGGAGAAAGGGGGCTCTTTGGTATGTGCAGCCTCACTGGGGAGAAAACTGGGTCGATTTCCCTGAGTTATAAATTGCTAAGTCTGGGGACTAGTTTACTGCCACATgttgcagacaggagagggcttAAAAGCAGAAGCGTACAAGGAGGCATTGAGGAGGAAAACATATCTACAGAATCGCAGCGTCTTGCCCACTCACCCACACTGGACAAGTCTGACGGAAACATCCCAAACACGGCCCCAGCGAGTGCAAATAATTGTAAGGACAAGCaggatgttgttgtgtgtgttgccacTGAAGACAAACCAAGATCCCAAATTCCTCAAACACTCCAAGAAACTGGAAACTGTTATGAGAAGGATTTAAGCCTTTTCTGCCCCCCGCATCTTTACTACAGTAGTTCTGTAAAAAGCAAAAATGAAGGATGGGTTTACAAACATTTCCCTCTAAACTCAAATGCTTTTACGTTTGAGGATTCATGCTCTGAGACATCTGACAATGAGATGGAAGCTCTAAGTTCTGTGATGATGGACCAGAGAGTGAGATCTAAGGGAAAAGCATCAAGAAATCAAGAAACAAGCACTGTGAGGCCTAATGTCCTTGGGGAGACTTTGCAACAGTTGCCTCTGCTTAACGCTCTTCTAGTTGAGCTGTCACAGTTAAATAATCAGAACCCACAACAACCCATGTCCATTCATCCCAATCTGGCGTGGATTTACAGGCCTGGATCCACAGAGCTGTCAGCtgagcacagagacacaccacgAAAAACCTTGGAGAAAAACAGACAAGGGACAAGTCCCTGTTTTAAACTTTTACATCCTCCGAGAAACTGCTCTACTCCAATAGTTACACCTTCTTCTGTACAAAAGAAAGACAATCGAGAAGAAGCTTTGATTGAGGGGAAAAGCTCCAGTAAACCTACCAAGAAGAAGCTTGTGTATGGAACCACCAGAACATTTAATCTGAGGTTGAAGCAAGTGTCGCATCATAAAGAAAAACATCGGGAATGTGTGGAATTAATGCAGAATTTAAAACAGACAAGTATGAGCAAAGAAAAGCCGAAAGCATTGAAGTCCACTCAAAGGATATCAGTATTAAATCAGAACTTTAGTTTCAAAGAAAACATTGAGACGATGATGCAAAGCATCTCGGTGGACTCAACCATACATCAACAGAAAAAGCAGCACTGGAAAGTTCATGATAAGGAAGATAGAGAACCTCTGAGGGTGTCAGAGGAACCTTCTCTTTCGGAGAGGAGAGACTTGAAGTGGATTCACATCCCCAGTATGAGTAGCCAAAGCAAAGACCAGAGCAAGCATCACAGTGAGTCAAATCGATCTCCGTCCGaacgagacagagagaaaagtaaTTCCTCAAGAAGTAGCAGACACAGCAGCACTAAGTCGTCAGTTTCAGACTCCAGCAGGGAAGGACACAAGGAAGGAGCCATCATCGATAAAGCAAATGAAGACGCAGACTACCCTGATGACTTTGATAGTCTTGAACCCAGTGATGCCTACTCTTCTGACCCAGGGCCCTCTAGAGCCCAAACCCCTAAGTCTCCTGACCGCCTCGACATCTACAACCCTGACTCGCGCTCTGAATCCGTGCAGAGGAGAGCAGTCGTCCCTGTGCCCCTCAAAGCTCCCAGCTCGCCACAGAGCTCTCTGAAGGCCACGCACATCATTCAACCTCGAAACCAGGCCTCTGTCCTCAGCCTCTCCTCCGATGATGGAGACAGAGACGGGTCGGCTTCCCTGCGAACCGTATGCTCCAGAAAGCAGATGACTGAGAGCAGCAGAGCGGAAAGGAGCTCCCATGCGGAGAGTTTTGTATCATCAAGATGGAAAAGGAGCAAGTCGACCAAGAACAGCAGTCCACTCCGAGGATTCTCTGTAGAATCAACATCATCCTTTGAACATCATGTGGCAGAGGAAGTGCAGGATGAGCTTGGATCTCTAGATTTTAGAAAAGAATATCAACACGTCTCTGAGCTGGTGGCCAACAAACTTCCTGGGTACACAAtgtaa